From Pogoniulus pusillus isolate bPogPus1 chromosome 5, bPogPus1.pri, whole genome shotgun sequence, the proteins below share one genomic window:
- the GPR161 gene encoding G-protein coupled receptor 161 gives MSSNSSLSNVKGLRNLTTQEDGAVRVTESIAIIVIAIFICLGNLVIVVTLYRKSYLLTLSNKFVFSLTLSNFLLSVLVLPFVVTSSIRREWIFGVVWCNFSALLYMLISSASMLTLGLIAIDRYYAVLYPMVYPMKITGNRAVVALVYVWLHSLIGCLPPLFGWSSLEFDQFKWMCVAAWHKEVGYTAFWQIWCALLPFVVMMICYGFIFRVARIKARKIHCGSVVIVEDDSQRNGRKNSSTSTSSSGSRRNAFQGVVYSANQCKAFITILVVIGAFVITWGPYMVVITSEALWGKNSISPALETLATWLSFSSAICHPLIYGLWNKTVRKELLGMCFGDRYYRESFVQRHRTSRLFSISNRITDLGLSPHLTALMAGGRPLGNSSSTGDTGFSCSQDSGTDTMLLEDYSSDGTHVPHCICPPRRRSSVTFEDEVEQIKGGIKEAAKNSVFHVKAEVHKSLDSYASSLARAIEADVKISLFGKDALPGALFPVRTLPGSTMNPRRGVRPHASQRLHLQSIDEGNV, from the exons ATGAGCAGCAATTCCTCTCTCAGCAACGTGAAGGGCCTGAGGAACCTCACCACTCAGGAAGACGGGGCGGTCAGAGTCACCGAGTCCATTGCTATAATAGTCATTGCTATCTTCATCTGCTTGGGCAACCTGGTGATTGTCGTCACCCTCTATCGGAAGTCTTACCTTCTCACCTTGAGCAACAAGTTTGTGTTCAGCCTGACCCTCTCCAACTTTCTACTGTCTGTATTGGTGCTGCCTTTTGTTGTCACCAGCTCCATCAGGCGGGAATGGATCTTCGGAGTGGTCTGGTGCAATTTCTCAGCCCTGCTGTACATGCTGATCAGCTCAGCCAGCATGCTTACTCTTGGACTCATAGCTATAGACCG GTACTATGCTGTCCTGTACCCAATGGTTTACCCCATGAAGATAACAGGCAACAGAGCAGTGGTAGCTCTTGTATATGTGTGGCTGCATTCCCTtattggctgcctccctcctcttttCGGCTGGTCATCTTTGGAGTTTGACCAATTCAAGTGGATGTGTGTGGCAGCCTGGCATAAAGAGGTTGGCTACACTGCCTTCTGGCAGATCTGGTGCGCGTTGCTGCCTTTCGTGGTCATGATGATCTGCTATGGATTCATATTCCGTGTGGCGAGGATTAAGGCCCGCAAAATCCACTGTGGTAGCGTGGTCATTGTGGAGGATGATTCCCAGAGGAACGGGAGGAagaactccagcacctccacatcctcttCTGGCAGCCGAAGGAATGCTTTCCAAGGGGTTGTCTACTCAGCTAACCAGTGCAAGGCTTTCATAACCATTTTGGTTGTCATCGGTGCCTTTGTGATTACATGGGGACCTTACATGGTAGTAATTACATCAGAGGCCCTTTGGGGAAAAAACAGTATTTCCCCTGCCTTGGAGACATTAGCTACGTGGTTGTCCTTCTCCAGTGCCATTTGCCATCCCCTAATTTATGGACTGTGGAACAAGACGGTGCGCAAGGAACTACTAGGAATGTGTTTTGGGGATCGGTACTACCGTGAGTCCTTTGTGCAGCGGCATCGGACATCAAGGCTATTCAGCATTTCCAATAGGATCACAG ATTTGGGGCTATCTCCTCatctcactgccctcatggCAGGTGGTCGGCCAttaggaaacagcagcagcacaggagacacAGGCTTCAGCTGCTCACAGGATTCAG GAACAGATACAATGCTGCTTGAAGATTATAGCTCAGATGGCACTCATGTCCCACACTGCATCTGTCCTCCTCGGAGGAGGAGTTCAGTGACATTTGAAGACGAAGTAGAGCAAATTAAAGGTGGGATTAAGG AAGCCGCAAAGAATTCTGTTTTTCATGTAAAAGCCGAAGTCCATAAATCTCTGGACAGTTATGCATCCAGTTTAGCAAGAGCTATTGAAGCCGATGTGAAAATCAGCTTGTTTGGAAAAGATGCTTTACCAGGAGCTCTGTTCCCTGTGAGAACTTTGCCAGGAAGCACTATGAACCCACGTCGGGGTGTCAGGCCCCATGCCAGCCAAAGACTTCACTTGCAGAGCATCGATGAAGGGAATGTTTGA
- the LOC135175608 gene encoding uncharacterized protein LOC135175608: MAMPPPAVPSRPAPPAHPAAPPCRPPHTPFSPRAGSHEANGVQNPPAHPVPCVVPLHSVPEGSPTVTRLRWGTAATPRASPQAQTPFLYNRRAPHSSASMETQESN, translated from the coding sequence ATGGCCATGCCCCCTCCCgccgtcccgtcccgtcccgcccCACCGGCTCATCCCGCCGCGCCCCCTTGTCGGCCTCCCCACACGCCATTTTCTCCGCGGGCGGGCTCCCATGAGGCGAATGGGGTGCAGAACCCTCCAGCACACCCCGTTCCGTGCGTAGTGCCTCTCCATTCAGTCCCCGAAGGGAGTCCCACCGTGACCCGGCTGCGGTGGGGCACTGCAGCTACACCGCGGGCCAGCCCCCAAGCACAGACACCGTTCCTCTACAACCGCAGGgctcctcacagctctgcaTCGATGGAAACGCAGGAATCCAATTGA
- the TIPRL gene encoding TIP41-like protein has protein sequence MHPVFQSSRRDFTFGPWKLSAARTHIMKSAQAERLADELHMPSLPEMMFGDNILRIQHDRGFGIEFNATDALKCVNNCQGMIKVACAEEWQESRSETEHSKEVVRPYDWTYTTDYKGTLLGDTATLRVVPTTEHINTEKLKAREQIMFFEEVLLFEDELHDHGVSSLSVKIRVMPSSFFVLLRFFLRVDGVLIRMNDTRLHHEADKAYMLREYTSRESKISSLKHVPPSLFTEPNEISQYLPIKETICEKLEFPEMLQPKPEAPLEDTCVKSN, from the exons ATGCACCCCGTTTTCCAGAGCAGCCGGCGCGACTTCACCTTCGGGCCGTGGAAGCTGAGCGCCGCCCGGACGCACATTATGAAGTCAGCGCAGGCCGAGAG ATTGGCTGATGAATTGCACatgccctccctgccagagatGATGTTTGGAGACAATATCCTGAGAATACAGCATGATCGTGGTTTTGGAATTGAGTTCAATGCAACAGATGCTTTAAAATGTGTCAATAATTGTCAAGGTATGATCAAAGTGGCTTGTGCAGAGGAGTGGCAAGAGAGCAG GAGTGAGACTGAACACAGTAAGGAGGTTGTCAGGCCATATGACTGGACTTACACGACAGATTACAAAGGAACTTTGCTGGGAGATACTGCAACGTTAAGG gttGTCCCTACTACAGAACACATAAATACAGAGAAATTGAAAGCCAGGGAACAAATTATGTTTTTTGAAGAAGTACTTCTATTTGAAGATGAACTTCATGATCATGGAGTATCAAGTTTGAGTGTAAAAATA AGAGTTATGCCTTCCAGCTTTTTTGTGCTGTTGAGGTTCTTCTTGCGAGTTGATGGCGTACTTATCAGGATGAATGACACAAGGCTTCACCATGAG GCTGACAAAGCCTACATGCTGCGAGAATACACATCCAGAGAAAGCAAAATATCAAGTTTGAAG CACGTTCCACCTTCCCTGTTCACGGAGCCTAATGAGATCTCTCAGTATTTGCCCATAAAGGAGACAATCTGTGAAAAACTAGAATTCCCAGAAATGCTGCAGCCTAAACCAGAAGCACCACTGGAAGACACATGTGTTAAGTCTAACTAA